The Mycosarcoma maydis chromosome 17, whole genome shotgun sequence DNA window GCCGACGTTGTCGTACGATCCAGGCGTAAGGTGTGCTGACGAGACAAGCTCAGCATTCGCTGTAAGCTCGTCCatttcgtcgtcatctgcCGCTGCAGACGTCGTAGACGCAATTGCTGATCCACCCGCACATGAGGCAGCATCATCTTGCGCTGTGCAAGTCGAAGCTTGGTCGGTTTTGCAATTCAACTCcctgcttgcgcttgtgcCTGTGCTCGTGCCTGTGCTCGTGCCTGTGCTCGTGCTGGCGTGTTCCAACCTACCCTGTTGAGCCGCCAACCGTAGCGCGACGATCTTATCATGCACGTACTGTGTCACATGCACCCTAATCTCCAAGCCCAACATCAACGTCTCCGGATACAACGGAGCCAGCTGCATCAACAAGCCTCCAAATCCACATCCGACGTCCGCAAACTCAACTCCGTTGGCGTGCTCATAtgcttgcttcttctcgcccGTTTTCGGGTCGAAGAATCTCGGATAGATTGTGCCCCAGTTCATCTCACTCGGCTGAGTGGGATACTGCAGGGAGTGATCCGAGAATGGATTCGCATGCGCTCGCTGTCGATACCATCTTTTCTGCGGGAT harbors:
- a CDS encoding putative tRNA (guanine-N7-)-methyltransferase contributor, with the translated sequence MAKRKRNALAHAVDASHTSAKTEHDRIALEQSKSHINHLAGGKIVIPQKRWYRQRAHANPFSDHSLQYPTQPSEMNWGTIYPRFFDPKTGEKKQAYEHANGVEFADVGCGFGGLLMQLAPLYPETLMLGLEIRVHVTQYVHDKIVALRLAAQQGRLEHASTSTGTSTGTSTGTSASRELNCKTDQASTCTAQDDAASCAGGSAIASTTSAAADDDEMDELTANAELVSSAHLTPGSYDNVGVLRANGMKFLPNFFHKHQLSKLFFLFPDPHFKSRKHKARIISPTLLAEYAYVLRPGGIVYIITDVKQLYDWMDQHLGQHPLFKRLDPHQDKLKHDICVNAVFTATEEGKKVERNRGDKWFSAFERLPDPQEHD